From the genome of Acidihalobacter aeolianus:
CATGCAACTGCTCGATCGCGACGGTTTCCTGATTTCGTGCTCGTGCTCCTACCACCTGCCACGCGACACCCTGGTCGCGCAGATGCAGCAGGCGGCACGCCACCTAGACCGGGAACTTCAGGTGTTGGTGCAGGGCTATCAGTCTGCCGATCATCCGATGCATCCGGCGATTCCGGAGACGGCCTATCTGAAGGTGGTGTACGGGCGCGTGCATCGTTGATAGGGTTATCGGTAGCACGGCAAAGCGAAGCCTGCTCCCGGCGGTGTGGGGTGTTGCCCTGATCGGTGGGCGTAAGCTACTTTGCGGCGCGCACCATCACGCCCTCCTGTTGTTCCTCGACGGTGATCAATCGCATGGAAAAAGCACAAATCCTGGAAGCTCTGACGCCGATCGCGGTACTGCAGGCCATTACCCCAGAGGCCGTTCAGTCGATCCCTTATTGCCACGTGCGGCATAATTTAGTCGCGATCTACCAATTCCCATTCCATATAGGCCGTGACTCCCGGGTCAGGGTGGACGAGAAAACCGGCGAACTGCTCAGGATCGAACGCCAAAAGGTGGGTGTCAGTGACCCCAACAACGATCTATATCTGATAGACAGCGGCGGACTTCTCAACATCTCCAGAGCCCATCTGAAGATCGCGCGCCACGATAACAAATTCAAGATTGTCGACCGCGATAGCGCCTGTGGATGCCTTGTAAATGATGAGCATTTTGGCGGCCAGGACGCGGGCGGTGAGCATCTTATCGAGGATGGCGATGAACTGGGTATCGGTACTCAGGACACACCTTACCGGTTCCGATTCATTGTTTTGGAAACCACGTGAGAGGCTGACAAGCCAATAGGCGGCATTGCGCCCCAGCGGGTGCGAATAAGACCTGGGTAATCGCGAGTGTATTCGGATTGCGAGCGCGCTAAGTCTGCAATGACAGCAAAAGGGCAAAGCCTCAGCTCGCATTGGTCCCCTTATGTGGCGAGAGCAATGATGCACGCGAAACGCGTCATGCAGATCATGTCAGTTAATTGCATGACGTACCGCTGCATGTGCTTGTAAACGCAAGTCGCAACAACACCAATCCGCACCACAACACCACGAACGCTCTGCTAGCATAGCCAACCATGATCCCTTACCCGCATATCGATCCGATCGCCTTCGCCATCGGCCCCGTGAAGGTGCACTGGTACGGCATCATGTATCTCGCCGGCTTCGCCGCTTATCTCGCGCTCGGCACTTATCGCGCGCGCAAGCCGGAATACCCGCTCAACCCCGAGCAGGTCGGCGATGCCCTGTTCTACGGCGCGCTCGGTGTGGTGCTCGGCGGGCGCATCGGCTATGTGCTGTTCTACAACTTCCCAATATATCTCGCGCATCCGCTCCA
Proteins encoded in this window:
- a CDS encoding FHA domain-containing protein, yielding MEKAQILEALTPIAVLQAITPEAVQSIPYCHVRHNLVAIYQFPFHIGRDSRVRVDEKTGELLRIERQKVGVSDPNNDLYLIDSGGLLNISRAHLKIARHDNKFKIVDRDSACGCLVNDEHFGGQDAGGEHLIEDGDELGIGTQDTPYRFRFIVLETT